The segment AGCTGATTACGAAGCTGTTCTAAAATTGGAACCGACCAATCCTAATGCTATAGCTGGAGTAAAAAAATTAAGGAAACCTTGCGAATCTAGGAAAGTAAGGTACGAAGTCGCATTAGAATATGTAATCGAAACTACATTTAAGTAATCTTAATCTGGTATTCGTAGAATGGCTATTATCGAACAAAGCGAAACTGAACGAGAAAAACCAGAAATCAGTAAAACAGAGACAAATAACAATTACAAACAATCTGAACCGAAATTAAATATTGGAAATAGTATATGTTTCTGTGACAGGGCTCCAGGGCCGTCGCAAAATTTGAGACCCAGACCACACTTCAAAGCCGATTACTGTcttgaaaatgacaataaacAAAACATTATAGTGAAAAATGATGCTTCAAAAATACTCGAGTCTCGCAAAAATTCAACAACCAATGTATTCAATTCTGCAAAAGAAAATACGACTTCCTATTTATTCAAGAATCCGAAATCAATTTTCTCTTGTCCAATGCCCTCTAAACAAAATGGTGCCGTTATTATCGAAGAGTTGCCCAACGAGTCCATTAACAACAATTGtccggaaaataaaaatatgtctaACGGAACAACCTCGAACAAGAATAACATCAATGCAaaacttataaataataataaaatgacCGAGGCTAAGAGGCCGAATGTTAAaaagtcaaataaaaattgcgaagtCAATGTTACGTCTCCGAGAAAATCTCAAGCGGCGGACAAATGTGAAAGAAAGGCTAGTAAACCGGAAAAATATGTTCCAAAGGTATGTTACTGGTGATTCAAGTGAAAAACATTAAACAGAAATATCAATGAAATTGCAGAATTTTGATAACATCGAAACATCCTACGAATTCATGCGTGTATGGCGGTCATTGAAGAACGACGATTTAGAGGTGTACGCCCAGTTGTTGCGATCATTGAATGCCGATAAGTTAGGTTTAGGTTGGTACTCGCAATGAGCTGTGTTGGTACTGTATACATAACAAAATTCTGAAGCCCCTTTTCTAACAAATTATATCAGTTTTAGGTAACGAACTCGACGGAAATATGTTAAGTAAAATTTTGCACTGTTTGGAACAACATTTTTGCAAGCCCAGCGACAAGGAATTGctgagcaattatttaaaatcGTTTAGTCAAATGAAACGTTTCTCGATCGTGAACATGTTCATGAACCCGGGGGACAAGCGAGGTAATACTTGCATGGCGACTAGGATAACGGCAGAATTGATAGAACGAAATTCCGTTTCTCTCGTACTTACGATAACTGCATTTGTTTCGCAGCTGTGAGCAACATATTAAACTTCTTAGAAGAACATGGGACATCGGGAGTGTCTTCGCTGCGACAAATTTATTGCGTCTAAGAATACTGCGCGTGTCCTAAAGCGTTTTCGAATTTGGTAGTGACACCTATTCGACGAGTACCAACTTCATACAACATAGAAACAATCTGACTTTGAAAGGATACGATTGCTTTTCCATTTTCCTCTGTAACAGTATATacataaagaaaataattaataacattATTTTAAAGAATCGTACCATTATTTCACATTCAACCAAAACGTTTAAGTCGCTACAGCCGATCCTTTATCCAAGAGCTAGTTCCAACTTCTGTTCCTGGGCAGAGACTATTTCGGGAATTAAAACTGAAAATATCACGTGCATATTTTCTTGCATTCTCATAAGTTGAGATATCATTGGtggattgtttttttttttttttgatcccCTGCGTCGATGACTGACGATGATTTCGGTGCAGCAGACGATGGTGGCAGcacgtgtatcctatccaagcgaGTGCGCACTCTGGCTTTGTTCCGACATCCGGACTCCGTGACTTTAGCTCTTCGTCAGTTGCGTACTCTTCCGTTCAAGCAGCTTGtgacatttttttctgttaCTACAAGATGTTTACTTGGATGAGCCGTGCGAATTTCAACGAGGACCCCGATAATTCCGCGTGCAAAGTCACCATGAAACTGCTAAGGAGACAACAGTAACTGGAAGGTACGTGATCCGGCGTGGTTACGGGTGGCCCGGGTATGTTTATAGCCTGCAAACTCTGACATAGCAATGGCGTACTGTCGCCGTAAAGGCCGTGCCAACAAAATTGTCCCTTGCCTTATTTAGTGTAAGTCAATTGTGCACGCGGGAATCCGCCGGATAAACGGTGGCTGATATGTGGTGTTGCGGCTCATAGTGACAAGAACTATTTGTGTTTCACGGTGATGAAAAGTGGCGTTTTTCGGTGATTATAGTGCCTCGGTTTTCCCTACTGTGGAGTGACCGCCGATTGCTGAGCGGCACGCCATCCTGCTGTAGCTGACTGAGCTCTACATATACTGTAAAGAGATTAAATGCTATGTGAGTTCGGAGCGAGACACGAGTTAGTGTTTTTATTTGTCGACGATATGCCGATTTTAAGCGGAACAGATCTTTTTACACGAGAAATATTATTACTAATAGGTATATATCATACCGCCGTGGAAATCAGCATTGACACGTAAGAAATGATTGATGTGTTTTGTACACCGTTCGTGCGCGCGGTTTATTTATCGTGAAATTCATAAAATAGTGGTTTCTACGGTTGCAAATATTTCAATTTGCCTTTCCGTGAACTAAACGTTCGCGATCGTTTacgtaataattaaaatttttcaaaactcTGGCCGAAATTTATTGGTGTTAAAAAGTTTCGTATCATTTTGTTAACGAAGTACGTTCTCCATTGGTATCCGGAAAAATATATGAAAGTATAGGTTTAATTAATTTGTGCTGATGGGTTTAGTCTAGTATCACTTTGCATTaatcaaactgttatatctgtTAGGTTTAGTGaggtatatttaattttaaaacatGCGGAAATATTTGATTACAAATTCGTATACTTCTCGATTATTCCATGATTCACAGTGTCCGGGGAATTTGTCAAGCAAGAATATTTTGGTTTGATTTTTTAATGCAGCGAAGAATGGGGTACAAAAGTGGAGGATGTCGTCAAGGTCGAAAGCAAACTATACTTTATGATTTTATATAACATATGTTTATGAGCTTTTATTATGTTATTGAATTTTCTGTTATATAAatgatataatttataatatatcaTTTATTTAATGTGTTATTTATGTTAAGAGAGTGTAATAATTTTCACTTATTTTATACAAGATTGTAATATAGTTTATAGACTTGAAAGAGACAAACTTTAGTGGAAGCTTGATATCTAAAACAATTAAGGAAGGATGTGGTATATTTATAGGAATACATAGCAACACAGGTCTAGTAGAGGTGCCATGGATGATGAAGAGCGTCTTGAGGGTGAGGAAGAAATGGAATTAGATGAAGCTTCCGATGGTGAGGACGAAGATGAAGAAACAACAGGTATTCCTGTTTCTCCAGCAAATTCTGATCAGTTGCTAGGCTCTGCACCACCAATTCCTGGTAACAGTGAGTATATGTGGTTCTTTTGTTGTGATAATTGGTTTCTAGCATATATAatgcaatattaaaattattaacttttAGTGCACAAAcactaattatttaaaaatatatatgttatttCAGAGGAAGCACAAAAGTTTGTTTCTCTTGCAGTAACCCCGGATGAAGCTTTTCATGATCCTTTACGGTACCAGAAATTTCCACTTCCTGGAGGTAAACCTTTAAATATTAGAAGGGGTCCAGGTAGACCTAGAAAAGAACGTCCACCTGGAATTACTCGTGGTGGCGGTACTCGTAGACCTTTTGGAAGAGGAACTACAAGGGGGAAAGGGTTAGTGTTACATATGAGAATGAGAAAGATTAGCATGATAAattgttaaatataaatatgtatttatttagtCTCGGATATGCAAGAGGTGTACCACGCCGTACTAAAAGTAAAGATGACGACACGCATTCAGAGTCCCCGAGTCCTCTTCGTCTTGGTGAAGATGCCAATCCTGATGGAGAGTCGTCTAACACTGAGAGATGTATGCCAGCACCAGAAGAGCCTCCATATTTTCCAGAACAATGGCAAGAAACCTTaatctattaatattatttttttttgtttatgatACATAATGGCATATAGTAATTGTAGCAAAGTATTTATATTTGTGCATACGTATATATCATTAGGCCCGGGAAAGTGTGTGCTCTATGTAATTTGGGTGAACGAAGTCAACTAGGTCAAGGTGAATTGTTAAGATTTACCTGCCCCGAAGGTTTTACTCCTGAGAAGTCCACCAATCGTGACGAAACAACTGATCATCTTGTTGATATATCTACTGGAGACAAAAGTCCACGTACAGCAGGTCCTGGTGCTGTGACTTGCCGTAGGCAGAAGAGTCTAGCTAAGTGCAGGTATTTGAATTTTATGAAGTTCTTGTGCATAAAAAGTAGAGGTGTCCGTAAAACCGTAAATGTCGGATTCCTGCTGGTCGGGACAGATTGAGACGAGttagattttcgaaaatttctgaaaattgtCCAGAATCCTGATACATTCGAAAACCCGAATATACTCGGGAATctcaaaattttcgagaacccatcTCGATC is part of the Halictus rubicundus isolate RS-2024b chromosome 10, iyHalRubi1_principal, whole genome shotgun sequence genome and harbors:
- the Spag1 gene encoding spag1 axonemal dynein assembly factor codes for the protein MGENDTELIRIVNPEKKTLLERYGIPVEHLSYEYISGCANGKTLERIVTILRSGEEGCYPDLTRHAEERLAVVKPTSIILRKSEPVLTRNMLDPSECKELDTDINHWTSEMKSREKDLEEGKNTLTAEPVPQPNVRQSKEAPVKRSTVTRSKDSNKTKRITSYDYAAWDKYDVDTELSKIDIREEQRQVEARRLQKKQKESLEKRKLNKETIINKSSLTGTELNVMAEQERGKGNEAFKVGDYEEALEHYNTSIKIDPTLTAYNNRAITFIKLGRYENALKDCNFVLDADCTNIKALLRRAVTLEHLQKSSEALADYEAVLKLEPTNPNAIAGVKKLRKPCESRKVRMAIIEQSETEREKPEISKTETNNNYKQSEPKLNIGNSICFCDRAPGPSQNLRPRPHFKADYCLENDNKQNIIVKNDASKILESRKNSTTNVFNSAKENTTSYLFKNPKSIFSCPMPSKQNGAVIIEELPNESINNNCPENKNMSNGTTSNKNNINAKLINNNKMTEAKRPNVKKSNKNCEVNVTSPRKSQAADKCERKASKPEKYVPKNFDNIETSYEFMRVWRSLKNDDLEVYAQLLRSLNADKLGLVLGNELDGNMLSKILHCLEQHFCKPSDKELLSNYLKSFSQMKRFSIVNMFMNPGDKRAVSNILNFLEEHGTSGVSSLRQIYCV